In the Chryseobacterium sp. MYb264 genome, one interval contains:
- a CDS encoding DUF1593 domain-containing protein: MKINFKPYKKVQKLAVGFLIMGSFFGQAQTASHPERPRIIITADPELDDSNSMIRFLLYSSDLDIDGLIYASSAFHWKGDGKGTKWFVPSREYSRFGTGICPCESWRWGEDEKFIHDAVDAYAKSYSNLKVHNPNYPSPEVLQSKIKYGNIEFDGDISKDSEGSNLIKAAILDNKPGKLYVTAWGGLSTIARALKSIQEEFENTTDWEKIQTKVARKLVILPSGDQDDTYASYIKPNWPKLDYREFVDGPNYGYTAPLKASPENVKYFSADWMKKNISNKGAFGELYRVWGDGKQMVKNDIVDFFGFSGVTAEELKKQGYKVWMPLQPKGSFLSEGDNFTFMNMLGNGLRSYESGSYGGWGGIEPASKANSNMFFDNAADGNNSAEAMANSMASKEKSDKELAFPNFLSQAMNDFAARLTWSITPTFSKVNHEPVVKISGPINIRSSAGEKVPLYGSVIDPDGNKVTVKWWQFKQAGTYNGDIEISKSDSLNPEILVPKTAKSGQTMHLILEATDNGTPALTRYQRVIITVR, encoded by the coding sequence ATGAAAATTAATTTCAAACCTTATAAAAAAGTTCAGAAGTTAGCTGTTGGTTTCCTGATAATGGGTTCTTTTTTTGGACAGGCTCAAACGGCTTCTCATCCTGAAAGACCGAGAATTATCATCACAGCCGACCCGGAATTGGATGATAGCAATTCGATGATTCGTTTTTTGTTGTACAGTTCAGATTTGGATATTGATGGATTGATTTATGCAAGCAGCGCATTTCACTGGAAAGGCGATGGAAAAGGTACAAAATGGTTTGTTCCGAGCAGAGAATATTCAAGATTTGGAACCGGAATTTGCCCTTGTGAATCATGGCGTTGGGGCGAAGATGAAAAATTCATTCACGATGCGGTAGATGCTTATGCTAAATCGTATTCCAATTTAAAAGTTCACAATCCGAATTATCCTTCTCCTGAAGTTTTACAATCAAAAATAAAATATGGAAATATTGAATTTGATGGTGATATTTCTAAAGATTCAGAAGGTTCAAATTTAATTAAAGCTGCGATTCTCGATAACAAGCCAGGAAAATTATACGTCACAGCCTGGGGCGGATTAAGTACAATTGCAAGAGCTTTAAAATCGATTCAGGAAGAGTTTGAAAATACGACAGATTGGGAGAAAATTCAAACTAAAGTGGCCAGAAAACTAGTCATTTTACCTTCAGGTGACCAAGACGATACGTATGCCTCTTACATCAAACCGAATTGGCCAAAACTGGATTACAGAGAATTTGTAGACGGTCCAAATTATGGCTACACGGCTCCTCTGAAAGCAAGTCCGGAAAATGTAAAATACTTCTCCGCCGATTGGATGAAAAAAAATATCTCCAATAAAGGTGCTTTTGGCGAATTGTACAGAGTTTGGGGCGACGGAAAGCAGATGGTGAAAAATGACATTGTAGATTTCTTCGGATTTTCAGGTGTAACCGCCGAAGAACTGAAAAAGCAAGGTTACAAAGTCTGGATGCCATTACAGCCAAAAGGTTCTTTCTTAAGCGAAGGCGACAATTTTACCTTTATGAATATGCTCGGAAACGGATTGCGTTCTTACGAATCTGGTTCTTACGGAGGTTGGGGCGGAATTGAACCTGCTTCTAAAGCCAATTCCAATATGTTTTTCGATAATGCAGCCGACGGAAATAACAGTGCAGAAGCAATGGCAAATTCGATGGCTTCAAAAGAAAAATCGGATAAAGAATTGGCTTTCCCTAACTTTTTATCACAGGCTATGAATGATTTTGCGGCAAGATTAACTTGGTCTATTACACCTACTTTTTCCAAAGTGAATCACGAACCGGTTGTGAAAATTTCAGGTCCGATAAACATTCGTTCTTCCGCAGGTGAAAAAGTTCCTTTATATGGTTCTGTAATCGACCCAGACGGAAATAAAGTTACTGTAAAATGGTGGCAATTCAAACAAGCCGGAACGTATAATGGCGACATTGAGATTTCAAAATCTGACAGCTTAAATCCTGAAATTTTGGTTCCTAAAACAGCAAAAAGTGGACAAACTATGCATTTGATTTTAGAAGCGACAGACAACGGAACTCCTGCATTGACGAGATATCAGCGTGTTATCATCACAGTCAGATAA